Proteins from one Candidatus Zixiibacteriota bacterium genomic window:
- a CDS encoding extracellular solute-binding protein yields MKKLILLAVIVILAVMISFGCTGKNKTSDKVTLDWWQFWTDPAIRPTIEKMVADYETAHPDVKINITDLTWADGHEKIVIAFSSGSAPDIVELGSDWVAEFSSAGKLADLGLSVITDTADYIGWSPGIWNDSIYAFPWILGTRVLFINQDLTQKAGLDENYVPLNWDQMKEACYKIDSLGKGIHGFGSNAAEKHRLYKKFLPFFWAADGRIVSKDGKYVVFASDKAYTALKFYKELTDSCSLVDTQRRLEDAFLDGKIGMIISGDWLLKRIKNEKPKINFVTTFIPGPKFPGKSFAGGEYLAVSQSSPNKAAAIDFIKYLASPENQVLFCKANYSASPSSKSAASDEFFTSDINLQTFIKQLSLSEMTPATPNWVYIEDIIETTLEDVLFNDAPIAESLYEANQKIKKLIFEE; encoded by the coding sequence ATGAAAAAACTAATACTACTCGCAGTTATTGTAATACTGGCGGTCATGATCAGTTTTGGCTGCACCGGCAAAAATAAAACATCGGATAAAGTCACCCTGGATTGGTGGCAATTCTGGACCGATCCGGCTATCAGGCCGACCATCGAAAAAATGGTGGCCGATTATGAAACAGCTCACCCTGATGTTAAAATAAACATTACGGACTTGACCTGGGCTGACGGCCATGAGAAAATCGTCATTGCTTTTTCATCGGGATCTGCCCCGGATATAGTCGAACTTGGTTCCGACTGGGTGGCGGAATTTTCTTCAGCCGGCAAACTGGCCGATCTTGGCCTGTCCGTGATTACCGATACGGCTGATTATATCGGCTGGTCCCCGGGAATCTGGAATGATTCAATATACGCTTTCCCCTGGATTCTGGGAACGCGAGTGTTATTCATAAATCAGGATCTGACTCAAAAGGCCGGTCTTGACGAAAATTATGTCCCCCTCAACTGGGATCAAATGAAAGAGGCCTGTTATAAAATCGATTCGCTGGGTAAAGGTATTCATGGATTCGGTTCCAATGCCGCCGAGAAACATCGCTTGTACAAGAAATTCCTGCCGTTTTTCTGGGCGGCCGATGGGCGGATTGTCAGCAAAGATGGTAAGTATGTCGTTTTCGCCAGCGACAAGGCCTACACGGCCCTGAAATTTTATAAGGAACTGACCGATAGTTGTTCCCTGGTGGACACCCAGCGTCGGCTTGAGGATGCCTTTCTGGATGGCAAAATCGGCATGATTATATCCGGCGACTGGTTATTAAAGCGGATAAAAAACGAAAAACCGAAGATTAATTTCGTCACCACTTTTATTCCGGGCCCCAAATTCCCGGGTAAGAGCTTTGCCGGAGGCGAATATCTGGCGGTCAGTCAATCATCGCCAAACAAAGCCGCGGCCATAGATTTTATTAAGTATCTTGCCTCACCGGAGAACCAGGTTCTTTTCTGTAAAGCCAATTATTCGGCCAGTCCCTCAAGCAAAAGTGCGGCATCCGATGAGTTTTTCACCTCCGATATTAATTTGCAGACATTTATCAAGCAGTTGAGTCTTTCGGAGATGACTCCGGCCACGCCCAACTGGGTTTATATCGAGGATATTATTGAGACGACTCTCGAAGATGTTCTTTTTAATGATGCCCCGATTGCCGAATCGCTCTATGAGGCAAACCAGAAGATAAAAAAATTGATTTTTGAAGAATGA
- a CDS encoding sugar ABC transporter permease yields the protein MKSRQLAGYLFASPWITILLAFWLFPLLYSLVLGFTDYRLMKPTFDWVGFDNYIRLFSDQGFLTALKNTFIFVLGTIPITTAISLVFALLLNRNFPGRTIFRSGYFMPSITSLVVIALIFSNLYSRDGYLYLLADMLGISPPENGFLLSNRTSLAAIMAMDIWMSVGYYMLLFLAGLKSIPEELYEAAEVAGASARRKFFSITLPLLKPVLLFIIVINTIKSFQVFIEIFVMTRGRYGSSTAVYFIYETGLSRFEFGYASAAAYILFFIIAVFSVVQLGLLKQRGIQ from the coding sequence ATGAAATCGCGCCAGTTAGCCGGCTACCTGTTTGCATCGCCGTGGATTACCATCCTGCTGGCATTCTGGCTGTTTCCTCTTCTCTATTCGCTGGTTCTCGGATTTACAGATTACAGATTGATGAAACCGACCTTCGACTGGGTCGGCTTTGATAATTATATCCGGCTGTTTTCCGATCAGGGATTCCTTACCGCCTTGAAAAACACTTTTATTTTCGTTCTGGGGACAATTCCGATTACCACTGCTATCTCGCTGGTTTTCGCCTTATTGTTGAACAGAAACTTCCCCGGCCGAACAATTTTCCGCTCGGGCTATTTCATGCCCTCGATCACCTCGCTGGTCGTTATCGCCCTTATTTTTAGCAATCTTTATTCGCGGGACGGTTACCTGTATCTACTGGCCGATATGCTTGGAATCTCCCCGCCGGAGAACGGGTTTCTGCTGTCTAATAGGACTTCGCTGGCCGCTATAATGGCCATGGATATCTGGATGTCGGTCGGATACTATATGTTGCTGTTCCTGGCGGGCTTGAAATCGATTCCCGAGGAGTTATATGAGGCGGCGGAGGTGGCAGGAGCCAGTGCCAGAAGGAAATTCTTCAGTATCACCCTGCCCTTGTTAAAACCGGTCCTGCTTTTTATTATAGTCATCAACACCATTAAATCCTTCCAGGTTTTCATTGAAATATTTGTCATGACAAGGGGGCGTTATGGCAGTTCAACAGCCGTTTATTTTATTTACGAGACCGGCTTGAGTCGATTCGAATTCGGTTATGCTTCAGCCGCGGCCTATATTCTGTTTTTTATCATCGCCGTGTTTTCCGTGGTGCAACTGGGATTATTAAAGCAACGGGGGATTCAATGA
- a CDS encoding carbohydrate ABC transporter permease: MKILRYLLLIAILLVMVFPLFWMFRVSLLPTGSGLTPKDLIGPSITMSIYYDIATSGNMLKYFINSTVVGMIVTGGNILFCFMAGYAFSRFKFIGKNILFYSVILVLMIPAHILIIPLYLLMFHLGLYDTYAALILPFLVNPIGIFLIKQYIDTLPSSMEEAARIDGAGEFHILLRVVMPLCKPALAVLAIQVFLTNWNSFLFPFILTGSDSVRTLPVGLALYQGHQAIDWQHLMAGSALAVIPVLVIFLFFQRQIVSGITAGAIKQ, translated from the coding sequence ATGAAAATCCTCAGATATTTATTATTGATCGCCATTTTGTTGGTAATGGTTTTTCCGCTTTTCTGGATGTTCAGGGTTTCACTTCTTCCGACCGGCTCCGGCCTTACCCCGAAAGACCTGATCGGCCCATCAATTACAATGTCAATATATTATGATATAGCTACTTCCGGCAATATGTTAAAGTATTTTATTAACTCAACAGTCGTCGGTATGATCGTAACCGGCGGGAATATTCTGTTTTGTTTTATGGCCGGATATGCCTTTTCAAGATTCAAATTTATCGGCAAAAACATCCTGTTTTATTCGGTGATTCTGGTCTTGATGATCCCCGCTCATATTTTAATTATACCGCTTTACCTTCTTATGTTTCATCTTGGCTTATATGATACCTATGCCGCCCTGATATTGCCTTTTCTGGTCAATCCTATCGGGATTTTTCTTATAAAGCAGTATATTGACACTCTTCCATCCTCAATGGAGGAGGCGGCACGTATTGACGGCGCCGGGGAATTTCATATTCTGTTACGGGTAGTTATGCCTCTCTGCAAACCGGCCCTGGCGGTTCTGGCTATTCAGGTTTTTTTGACTAATTGGAATTCGTTCCTGTTTCCTTTTATTCTGACGGGTTCCGATTCGGTGCGGACTCTACCGGTCGGGCTGGCTCTATACCAGGGTCATCAGGCGATTGACTGGCAGCATTTGATGGCCGGATCGGCACTTGCGGTTATCCCGGTTTTGGTTATTTTCCTCTTCTTTCAAAGACAGATTGTTTCCGGCATCACCGCCGGAGCCATCAAACAGTGA
- a CDS encoding OmpA family protein: MRLRLLLLLAAVAAFLISGCASKGYVDEKMTEMQAKVDADINKVKAQAVMNSDEIKKLQTTTAEISAKADKALNEAKGFENYQVIWEGVVNFDFDSFVLTQLSKDNLEGLGQKMIDYPKSLLEVAGHTDKAGTSSYNMVLGMKRAESVKRFLADQYGAALYRMYTVSYGETKPVAMPDEKNANAKNRRVVLKLWGEL; this comes from the coding sequence ATGAGGCTTAGATTATTACTGCTTCTGGCGGCAGTGGCGGCGTTCCTGATTTCGGGATGTGCCAGCAAAGGTTACGTTGACGAGAAAATGACGGAAATGCAGGCCAAAGTCGATGCCGATATCAATAAGGTGAAAGCCCAGGCGGTGATGAATTCCGATGAGATCAAGAAACTTCAGACAACCACCGCCGAGATTTCCGCCAAAGCCGATAAAGCTCTCAACGAAGCAAAGGGATTTGAGAATTATCAGGTTATCTGGGAAGGCGTTGTCAATTTCGATTTCGACAGCTTCGTCCTGACTCAGTTGTCCAAGGATAATCTTGAGGGTTTGGGACAAAAGATGATTGATTATCCCAAATCGCTTCTCGAAGTGGCCGGACATACCGATAAAGCCGGAACCAGTTCCTATAACATGGTCCTGGGCATGAAAAGAGCAGAATCGGTCAAGAGGTTTCTTGCCGACCAGTACGGCGCGGCTCTTTATCGTATGTACACTGTCAGCTACGGCGAAACCAAGCCGGTGGCGATGCCCGATGAGAAAAATGCCAACGCCAAAAATCGTCGCGTGGTTCTTAAGCTGTGGGGTGAATTGTAA
- a CDS encoding zinc-dependent alcohol dehydrogenase family protein, producing the protein MRAMILEKQGERLKETNLPDPAPAPNQLLIKVHACGVCRTDLHVVDGDLTEPVLPIVPGHQIVGTVIGAGRDCRRFKPGDRVGVPWLGSSCGECRYCRSGQENLCGLARYTGYQINGGFAEMCTADEQFCFSVPKGYPDLQAAPLLCAGLIGYRAYRMTGDAHRIGLYGFGAAAHILIQVARHQKREVLAFTRTGDESSQIFARGLGAVWAGASEDTPPDELDAAIIFAPVGELVPLALKAVARGGRVICAGIHMSDIPSFPYSILWGERQIKSVANLTRRDGDEFMAVAPKVPVETEVHSYPLRRVNEALDDLRAGRFNGAAVIVPD; encoded by the coding sequence ATGCGCGCAATGATACTTGAAAAACAGGGTGAAAGGCTGAAAGAAACAAATCTGCCGGACCCCGCGCCCGCACCAAATCAACTCCTGATAAAGGTTCATGCCTGCGGAGTATGTCGAACCGATCTGCATGTGGTCGATGGCGATCTGACCGAACCGGTCCTGCCGATCGTTCCGGGTCATCAGATTGTTGGCACGGTAATCGGGGCCGGACGGGATTGCCGGCGATTCAAACCCGGTGATCGAGTCGGGGTACCATGGCTGGGTTCCAGTTGCGGAGAATGCCGCTACTGCCGTTCGGGACAGGAAAATCTGTGCGGTCTGGCTAGATATACCGGATACCAGATCAACGGCGGTTTTGCCGAGATGTGTACTGCCGATGAGCAGTTCTGTTTTTCGGTTCCCAAGGGCTATCCCGACCTGCAGGCGGCGCCGCTTCTGTGTGCCGGCCTGATCGGTTACCGCGCTTACCGGATGACCGGAGATGCACACCGTATCGGATTGTACGGTTTCGGCGCGGCCGCCCATATTTTAATCCAGGTGGCGCGTCATCAAAAGCGCGAGGTTCTGGCTTTCACCCGGACCGGAGACGAATCGAGCCAGATCTTTGCCCGCGGACTGGGGGCGGTATGGGCCGGTGCCTCGGAGGACACACCACCCGATGAACTGGATGCCGCCATCATTTTTGCCCCGGTGGGTGAGCTGGTTCCGCTGGCATTGAAGGCAGTTGCCCGGGGCGGACGGGTTATCTGCGCCGGTATTCATATGAGCGATATCCCCTCTTTCCCCTATTCGATTCTCTGGGGCGAACGCCAGATAAAATCGGTGGCCAATCTGACCCGCCGCGACGGCGATGAGTTTATGGCTGTCGCGCCGAAAGTGCCGGTTGAAACCGAGGTTCATTCCTATCCTCTGCGCCGGGTAAACGAGGCTCTCGATGATTTGCGAGCGGGTAGATTCAATGGTGCGGCTGTGATTGTACCGGACTGA
- a CDS encoding Ig-like domain-containing protein, which translates to MKIRRWIAIGLIPLCLLPLVINCAKVMAPPGGPEDKTGPVVLETCPSGNTIGVIPDNKISIQFSEGIEKKTVAGAIFISPRFDGPLEYKWKKNDLIITLPDSFAPDITYVINVGAEITDLRKNKMDNSHIFAFSTGEQISSGNISGRIFQGGNPVSGMTVGLYQAFESPDSIRFDSTYAPYLTISGKTGEYKLDYLPDGQYFVLAFDDKNRNQLFDFGKESFGISDRPVSFRPESRQEIIDFNLIEQDTSKVSIVSISLTDENLIKVRFSRNIPGHLIYDNLDRIFLIPADSLLTPINPLAVKENKDENFSTFNFFFRNLQNGEYRFEMSGDKWASISGGTEITGKTMTIELNVDNKPPKIESFSHQDKTVFADDSILTFSFSEPIERINNNDSQITVIDLDSTTYACRYRWPDAFNLELTAGGLNGGRKYSVTVDETVFSDYAGNLMGDSLSQYGFSTYDPDSLGTISGSVRINTALESQGSKYLIFTSQQKVILKQRFTGSAFSLNIPPGNYIISGFLDRNENGNLDFGSLFPFSYAETTARYPDTVRVRARFETAGVEFEFR; encoded by the coding sequence ATGAAAATCCGGCGATGGATCGCCATCGGATTGATACCTCTTTGTCTTTTGCCGCTGGTGATTAACTGCGCCAAGGTTATGGCACCGCCGGGCGGACCGGAGGATAAAACCGGTCCGGTCGTTCTGGAGACCTGCCCATCCGGCAATACCATTGGCGTTATCCCCGATAATAAAATCAGTATCCAATTTTCCGAAGGAATTGAGAAAAAAACTGTTGCCGGAGCCATTTTCATTTCACCTCGATTCGATGGCCCCCTGGAATATAAGTGGAAGAAAAACGATCTTATTATCACCCTGCCGGATTCCTTTGCCCCGGATATCACTTATGTCATTAATGTCGGGGCGGAAATCACTGACCTGCGCAAAAATAAAATGGATAACTCTCATATCTTCGCCTTTTCAACAGGGGAACAAATCTCCTCGGGCAATATTAGCGGGAGAATATTCCAGGGGGGGAATCCAGTATCGGGAATGACAGTCGGCCTATATCAGGCCTTCGAATCGCCTGATTCCATCCGGTTTGATTCGACCTATGCACCGTACTTGACAATATCCGGCAAAACAGGCGAGTATAAACTCGATTATCTTCCCGACGGGCAGTATTTTGTTCTGGCTTTCGACGATAAAAACCGGAACCAGTTGTTCGATTTCGGCAAAGAATCTTTTGGAATTTCGGATCGCCCGGTATCATTTCGGCCGGAATCAAGGCAGGAGATAATCGATTTTAACCTGATCGAACAGGATACCTCAAAAGTCTCGATTGTTTCAATATCCCTCACCGATGAAAATTTGATTAAAGTCAGATTCTCAAGGAATATCCCCGGTCATCTGATATATGACAACCTCGACCGGATTTTTCTTATTCCCGCCGATTCACTCCTGACGCCAATTAATCCTCTGGCCGTCAAGGAGAACAAAGACGAGAACTTTTCCACTTTTAATTTCTTTTTCCGGAATCTTCAAAATGGAGAGTATCGGTTTGAAATGTCCGGCGATAAGTGGGCTTCTATTTCCGGAGGAACCGAGATCACCGGCAAAACCATGACCATAGAACTTAATGTCGATAACAAGCCGCCGAAGATAGAATCCTTTTCGCATCAGGATAAAACAGTTTTCGCCGATGACAGCATCCTTACTTTCTCGTTTTCAGAGCCGATTGAAAGGATTAATAATAATGACAGCCAGATTACCGTTATAGATCTCGATAGTACCACCTATGCCTGTCGGTACCGGTGGCCGGATGCTTTTAATCTCGAGTTAACGGCAGGGGGGCTGAATGGCGGCAGGAAATATTCGGTAACCGTCGATGAAACCGTATTCAGCGATTATGCCGGTAACCTTATGGGAGATTCGCTCAGCCAATATGGCTTTTCTACTTATGATCCGGATTCTCTGGGGACCATTTCGGGATCGGTGAGAATCAATACGGCCCTGGAAAGCCAGGGATCGAAATATTTGATCTTTACTTCCCAGCAAAAGGTAATCCTGAAACAACGTTTCACCGGATCAGCCTTCAGTCTCAATATCCCGCCGGGGAATTATATTATCTCTGGTTTTCTTGACAGGAACGAGAACGGTAACCTTGATTTCGGAAGTCTTTTCCCGTTCAGCTATGCCGAAACTACGGCCCGGTATCCCGATACGGTCAGGGTCCGGGCTCGTTTTGAGACTGCCGGGGTAGAATTCGAATTCCGATAA
- a CDS encoding tetratricopeptide repeat protein, which translates to MKYKFIVIFLLFPVLMVAGCGGGRNIKGINEREFPQANLPDHYSVSAAAYNYFVNGSIFEMMGEIQMANRQYAEALKRQPESREIRYAYASTFMNMRLFDQAIIEANKIPDKDVKIWSLMADCYRMLGIKDSSMLAYGQVLDQNRDNIQAYYRLATYYQQDSNIDSALWGFENIARISPSSIVYLQLASLQIQAGNLDKAESSYLESIRQDASEENIRAYLGLATLLESRGEFERAKEYLEKAEDLSPQDLVIKEKLLDFYQEGNDFPRAIDKAHEILQYSPDNTGMARRLAMIYFEADSINQADSIFTVLIDNGEQNLVDFYYSGRIALINEDFGRAKADFAQLTILADSVVDGWLSLGLVYRLQDSVDLELATYSSGMKYVKNGSDSARLLFAEGVTCERHNRFDSAVEAFEKVIGLDPDHSPALNYLGYMLADKGIRLDYARKLIERALEIMPDNAAYLDSYGWVLYRLGDYDQALEQLLKAYQSEKNDPVVTEHIGDVYAAMGDRKNAALYWNLALDLDPENRNLKEKLEQ; encoded by the coding sequence ATGAAATATAAATTTATCGTCATATTTTTGTTATTTCCGGTACTGATGGTTGCCGGATGCGGCGGCGGCAGGAATATCAAAGGAATAAATGAACGGGAATTCCCGCAGGCGAATCTGCCCGATCATTATTCCGTGAGCGCCGCGGCATATAATTATTTCGTCAATGGCTCAATTTTTGAAATGATGGGTGAGATACAGATGGCCAACCGGCAATATGCCGAAGCTTTGAAACGTCAACCGGAATCTCGGGAAATCCGCTACGCTTATGCATCAACTTTCATGAATATGCGACTATTCGATCAGGCTATCATCGAAGCCAACAAAATTCCGGATAAAGATGTTAAAATCTGGTCTCTTATGGCAGATTGCTATCGGATGCTGGGAATCAAGGATTCGTCCATGCTGGCCTACGGTCAGGTTCTCGATCAGAATCGTGACAATATTCAGGCCTACTATCGTCTGGCTACTTATTATCAGCAGGACAGCAATATCGATTCCGCTCTCTGGGGATTTGAAAATATCGCCAGGATTTCACCTTCGAGCATTGTCTATTTGCAACTGGCTTCCCTTCAGATACAAGCCGGAAATCTGGACAAGGCCGAAAGCAGTTATTTGGAATCAATCAGGCAGGATGCCAGTGAAGAAAATATCCGCGCTTATCTTGGTCTGGCAACCCTGCTGGAGAGCCGGGGTGAGTTTGAGAGAGCGAAGGAATATCTGGAAAAGGCCGAAGATTTATCGCCACAGGATCTGGTTATAAAAGAAAAATTGCTGGATTTTTATCAGGAAGGCAACGATTTCCCCAGGGCTATTGATAAAGCGCATGAAATCCTGCAATACTCGCCCGATAATACCGGTATGGCCCGCCGATTGGCCATGATTTATTTCGAGGCCGATAGTATTAATCAAGCCGATTCCATTTTCACCGTCCTGATCGATAATGGCGAACAGAATCTGGTGGATTTTTATTATTCCGGCCGGATTGCCCTGATTAATGAGGACTTTGGACGGGCCAAGGCCGATTTTGCCCAGTTGACTATTCTGGCCGATTCCGTGGTGGATGGTTGGTTGAGTCTGGGATTGGTTTATCGTCTCCAGGATTCGGTCGATCTCGAATTAGCCACATACAGCTCCGGTATGAAATATGTGAAAAATGGATCCGATTCGGCGCGCCTGCTGTTTGCCGAAGGAGTGACCTGTGAACGCCATAACCGTTTTGATTCGGCGGTCGAGGCTTTCGAAAAGGTGATTGGCCTTGATCCCGACCACAGCCCGGCTCTGAATTATCTGGGTTATATGTTGGCTGATAAGGGGATACGTCTGGATTATGCCCGGAAATTGATAGAGCGGGCCCTGGAAATTATGCCGGATAATGCGGCCTATCTCGATAGCTATGGTTGGGTGCTTTACCGGCTGGGCGATTATGACCAGGCCCTGGAACAGCTTTTAAAAGCCTACCAATCCGAAAAAAACGATCCGGTGGTGACGGAGCATATCGGAGATGTCTATGCCGCCATGGGTGATCGAAAAAACGCCGCCCTGTACTGGAACCTGGCCCTCGACCTTGATCCCGAAAACCGGAATCTGAAGGAGAAACTCGAGCAATGA